A stretch of DNA from Nitrospirota bacterium:
AAAATCTCAGGGTGCTTCAGTTTTGTAATAAGCTCCCAGTGGCTGTATGTAGTCCTGATGGTTTTTCCAAAAACAGTTTTAACCTCAAAAAGGATGTCCATTTCACCTAATTATAACATTTCCAAGAGTGTCGCCTTGGGCTTAAAGGTAAAATGGTTTAAAGTGAAGCCTGTAAGACAGAAACTTATAATATACATGAGAAATTATAACACAGGGAATAGGGCTTTTCTCATAAGGCTTAAGTGACCAAGCCACGCCTCTTCTCATCTGCTATCTACAGTACTGCCGAATCCTTTTTTCAATCACGGCTTTTCTTTCTTCCTCTACGAGCCTAAGGGCATCTTTATAGAGCCTGCACACAGGCTCTGTATTTTTAGTGAGTAGGTAGGAGTCTGCAAGTGTAAAAAGGGATTCGCCGTTAAATGGATTTGCCTCAACGGATGCCTTAAGGTAATGAACTGCCTCGTCGTAGCTTTTGAGTTTCATATAACATACTCCTATCTTATAGAAAAGACTGCTGTCTTCGAGAATACCATGGGGCGATTCGACTGCTTTGAGGAAATACCCCAATGCTTCCTTGAGGTTTCCGTTAAAGAGCTTAAAATTTCCTGTCTCGGAAAGAAAGACAAACTCATTGCCATCGAGGCTGACTGCCTTTTGAAAATAAGCATCTGCCTTTTGTCTGTCGATATTCCTCATGAGCATTGCCATTTCAAAGTTTGCATGGGCATTGTTTGGTGCAAGGCTCAGTGCCTTTCTGATAAGTGTCTGTGCCTCCTTTGTCTTCTGATTTGCCTCTAAAACCTTTGCATGCCGAAGGATATAGTTTGGGTTTTTTGGCGAGATAGAAAGTGCATCTTCTATCCATTTAATGTTATAGAGCATTCCTATATACATATAATTTGTGCATTTCCTATAAAAAAGCTCTGAAACGATATCATTGGTCATTTTTGTCCCTACTATAGGGGGAAGTTCCATATGTCTAAACAAAGTCGTAATGTTTTGCATAGTGGTATCTGCATAAATAGAAAGAGGCGCATTGAACTCAAGAAAGGGGATATCATCCGTATTTAAGGGCGCTCCATCCGAGAGCTTCTCTATACCTGTTTTACCTACGAGGAAAAAAGAGAAAAAGTCCAATGGCTCCGAGATATTAAAGTATGCCTTGAGTTTCCATGCCATTTTGCCCCTGAGCTTATCGGAGACAGCCCTATAGTCTAATCTAAGTGGCTTTTTTGAACCTATAACTAATATGTCGCCTGTTTTTGAGTTCCATATGGAGCATTCGGGGAAAACAGAAGAAAATGTTCTGAGTATCATCTTTAGGTCTTCTTGGCGCAAAGAGTAAAGCTGAACCCACTGGCAGAAGATGCCCTCTTCATCAAGAAGCCGCGATGCAGTTTCATAGAATTCCTTTGAAAAGAGGTTTCCTATTCCGCTTATCCATGGGTTTGAGGGCTCAGAGATTATGATATCGTATTTTTTCTTTGAAGAGACTATATAGCTCCTTGCATCCTCTATAAATAGACTCAGTCTTGGGTCATGGAGGGCTTTCTCGCTTGCCCTTTCAAAGAACCTTCCTGCCTCTATAACCGCAGGCTCTATCTCTATGCAGTCAACATGAGAGATTTTCGGATAATCGAGTACTGCCCTTACAGTAGCTCCCGAACCAAATCCTATTACGAGGGCATCCTCAGGCTCTGGATGAAGGAGAACAGGAAAATACCCCAAGGCAAGCTGTGTGGGCATATCATAAAAGCTTGCATCTGTTTTCCCATTTGTCCTCAGGCTTATATTTCCTTCCGCATTAGCCCTGACCGATATTGTTGCATTAAGTCCTTCTTTTTGATAAAGGTAGAATACATTTTTCTGATTCAGGGAATAGTCGCTTCGTTTTCCATAAATAGAAACCCCTGAATCCAAATACTCGTTTGGAATGCTTATGGGAATAAAAGGCACGATAAATAAGACCGTAGATGCCGCAAGGAGATACCTTCTGCCTAAGACCGCCAATCCCACGATACCGATTGCTATATTAATAGCCACTGCTATTTTCACTGACATGACACTGCCCAGCGAAGGAAGAAGGAGGAATGCAGAAACAGCTGACCCCAGGATACAGCCTGTGGTATTTACTGCATAGATATTTCCAATACTTTTCCCTGTATGACCCTCTTTACTATAAACCCCTGCTATTATCGGAAATGTGGCTCCAAAAAGTATTGTCGGAACGAGGATAAAAACAAGCACAAGGAGAAACTCCAATGTAAGCACAGTGTTATACGACTCGGTAAGCTGGAGTCCTTTAAGCATTAAAGGAGGCAGAAGGTTAAAGAGAAAAAGCGTTGAGAAACATGTAATTCCAATCAAAAGCTCTATGGCGGAGAAATGAAAAAGTCCGGGCTTATGCCTGTCTGAGACCCTCGAAACAATCATGCTTCCAATGCCAATGCCTGAAAGAAAGCCCATCAGTATGAGGCTGAACGAATAAGTAGCACTGCCTATGATAGCTACGAGCTGCCTGCTCCACGCAACCTCATAGAGCATTGCCGAGAAGCCTGAAAAGAAAAATGCAAAAATAGCGTATCTATATCCTGAAGGTCTTTCCTCAGAGAGCATTCTTATGGGGATACCTTCAGTCATATCGGCTTTTGGTATTGTTGTGCCCAAATAAAATGTAATAATGCCGATGCCTATATTAAGGAATGCAGTAAGCATCAGGCTAAAGCTCAAGCCAAAGAATCTGATAAGGATAAACCCTGCAAGGAATACTCCAATAACGCCTCCTATGGTGTTAATCGCATAAAGCCTGCCAACCCTTTTTTCGAGCTCTCCATGGGAACGGATAAAATATCTGCTTAAAACAGGCAGGGTGCCTCCCATTAATGTGGTAGGAATAAGAAGTGCCATAATGCTCAGGCTGTATCTTAAGCCTTGTAGCATCCATAAAGGCATTCCCAATGGAGAGACACTAATATAAAATGAGGTCATAGAGCTGATGAGCTCAGGCGAAACGAGGGCATAGACTCCAATCCCAGCCTCGAGTATAGCGTAAGCCTTAAGCAGGTTTATATCTCTGTCTGCCCATCTGCCGAGCAGAAAACTTCCAAGAGAAAGCCCACTCATAAATGCAGTAAGAACTACTCCAACTGCATAGACTGTATTGCCAAAGGTAAGCGTAAAAAGCCTTACCCATATCACCTCGTATATAAGGGCAGTGGCTCCTGAAAGGAAAAAGCATAAGCTTAAGAATCTAAAAAATCTGTTTTTCATATTATGCCTTGAGCAAAGAAACTACCCAGATAAGAAAAAAAAGCATAAGTGTTAGAACTGCCTTTCTAAGGGCATTTCTTCGAACCTTGCCTTCTTTGTTAAATCCCCTGAATATAATGAAGATAACGGATGCCAACCACCCAAAAAACCCCAGAGCCGCCAGCAAAGTCCAGAGGGGCTTTGGAGCCCTATCAACCTTAAGCGTATAGAGATGTTTTGCCCTTTCGGAGTTTGCATCCTCTATCTTTATAGAGCCTTCCTTTAGAAGCATTCTTACATTCAAGTCAGCAAGTTTTTCATCGCATTTTTCAATCCACTTTTTGCTTGGTGTGAAGAGGCTTCTTACACCATAAAGAGAGCTTCTTATGGATGAGTAAGCCATATGAGCCCACTCATTCTTATCTTCCTTTTCAAAGCCTTTTGCCATGTCCCAGAGCCTCTGCCTTGCCTTTTCGGCATATGGTGAAAATGGAACATAGAAATGCATTGAAGTGTCATACTCCCTTATTGCAAGTTTGTAGTTTGAGGCTTTGTAATATTCTTCTGCTTTAAGGAAATGGCTTCTCTGGAGATAAAGGACCCTGCCTCCAATAATGGCAATCAGGATGAGGAAGACAGCCAGAGTCTTAATCAGATTTTTTGGCATCCCTTGATCCATTATGGAGGGCATTTACTACATACGGATGTGAATAGAGATGTAGAAAGATACCTATCTCCCCTATCAGGAAGGATAACGACTAAAACTCCTTCTTTAAGCTCACTTGAAAGCCTGAGTGCAATATGCATTGCCGCACCCGATGACATGCCCACAAATATTCCCTCTTTGACTGCAAGCCGTCTTGTTGTATCGAATGCCTCATCGTCATTAACAGTGTATTTTTCATCGAGCCTCACAGGGTCGAATATCTTTGGAACGATTGACTCAGCCATGTTTTTAAGCCCCTGAATCCTGTGGCCTAAGACAGGCTCGACACCGATTATCAATATATCCTTATTGAATTCTTTAAGCCTTCTTCCTGCACCCATGAGGGTTCCTGTTGTCCCCATTCCTGAAACGAAGTGTGTAATGGCTCCGTTTGTCTGCTCGATTATTTCTTTTCCTGTTGTCTCGTAATGGGCAAGGACGTTTGCAGGGCTATCGAACTGATTTGGCATGAAGTATTTATCGGGCTCCTCAGAGAATATGCTATGTGCAAGTCTTATTGCACCATCTGTGCCTTCCTCTGATGGGCTAAGGATAAGCTCAGCGCCCAGTGCCTCCAGAACCCTTCTTCTTTCGATGCTTACGCAGGCAGGCATTGTAAGCTTTACCCTGTATTTTTTTGCGGCTGAAACCATGGCAAGCCCAATGCCTGTGTTTCCGGATGTTGCCTCAAGTATTATCTTGTCATTTGTAAGTGCCTCATTTTTTTCAGCCTGCTCAATCATGTAAAGGGCAATCCTGTCTTTGACAGACCCACCCGGGTTATTGCCCTCGAGCTTTGCATAGAGTTTTACTTTTGGGTTTGGATTTATGCCCTCTATTCGTGCAAGAGGTGTGTTTCCTATGCAGTCAAGAATACCCATATAGCCTCAGCCTGAAAGCCCGAATGAATCGTGAAGAACCCTTACTGCAAGCTCT
This window harbors:
- a CDS encoding fused MFS/spermidine synthase — encoded protein: MKNRFFRFLSLCFFLSGATALIYEVIWVRLFTLTFGNTVYAVGVVLTAFMSGLSLGSFLLGRWADRDINLLKAYAILEAGIGVYALVSPELISSMTSFYISVSPLGMPLWMLQGLRYSLSIMALLIPTTLMGGTLPVLSRYFIRSHGELEKRVGRLYAINTIGGVIGVFLAGFILIRFFGLSFSLMLTAFLNIGIGIITFYLGTTIPKADMTEGIPIRMLSEERPSGYRYAIFAFFFSGFSAMLYEVAWSRQLVAIIGSATYSFSLILMGFLSGIGIGSMIVSRVSDRHKPGLFHFSAIELLIGITCFSTLFLFNLLPPLMLKGLQLTESYNTVLTLEFLLVLVFILVPTILFGATFPIIAGVYSKEGHTGKSIGNIYAVNTTGCILGSAVSAFLLLPSLGSVMSVKIAVAINIAIGIVGLAVLGRRYLLAASTVLFIVPFIPISIPNEYLDSGVSIYGKRSDYSLNQKNVFYLYQKEGLNATISVRANAEGNISLRTNGKTDASFYDMPTQLALGYFPVLLHPEPEDALVIGFGSGATVRAVLDYPKISHVDCIEIEPAVIEAGRFFERASEKALHDPRLSLFIEDARSYIVSSKKKYDIIISEPSNPWISGIGNLFSKEFYETASRLLDEEGIFCQWVQLYSLRQEDLKMILRTFSSVFPECSIWNSKTGDILVIGSKKPLRLDYRAVSDKLRGKMAWKLKAYFNISEPLDFFSFFLVGKTGIEKLSDGAPLNTDDIPFLEFNAPLSIYADTTMQNITTLFRHMELPPIVGTKMTNDIVSELFYRKCTNYMYIGMLYNIKWIEDALSISPKNPNYILRHAKVLEANQKTKEAQTLIRKALSLAPNNAHANFEMAMLMRNIDRQKADAYFQKAVSLDGNEFVFLSETGNFKLFNGNLKEALGYFLKAVESPHGILEDSSLFYKIGVCYMKLKSYDEAVHYLKASVEANPFNGESLFTLADSYLLTKNTEPVCRLYKDALRLVEEERKAVIEKRIRQYCR
- a CDS encoding cysteine synthase; this translates as MGILDCIGNTPLARIEGINPNPKVKLYAKLEGNNPGGSVKDRIALYMIEQAEKNEALTNDKIILEATSGNTGIGLAMVSAAKKYRVKLTMPACVSIERRRVLEALGAELILSPSEEGTDGAIRLAHSIFSEEPDKYFMPNQFDSPANVLAHYETTGKEIIEQTNGAITHFVSGMGTTGTLMGAGRRLKEFNKDILIIGVEPVLGHRIQGLKNMAESIVPKIFDPVRLDEKYTVNDDEAFDTTRRLAVKEGIFVGMSSGAAMHIALRLSSELKEGVLVVILPDRGDRYLSTSLFTSVCSKCPP